The sequence GACCAGATTTTAGGGTAAGAAAATACCACATTGGTAGATGTCAAGGTTTTGAGGACAACAGGATTTGGCccgtttagaaaaaaaactgcaacaaACATTGTTTCCAAAGCCAGGCTTTTAAAAGGTCCGCTAGACTTTAAGAGACAGGACGAGAAGAATGTCAGTAAGATGACAGTAACCAGGGCACTACTTATTCCCAGCAAGCCCTCCAGGCTATACTCGAAGAATGACAGCATGGATCATGCGCccattatataaaaaaatgacatcctGTTTATTTTATAGTTGTTTGAGTGGGTTCCCTCAAGATATTTGGTCTGTACACAGTTGAAAAACAGTGCAATATGATAAATTTGGCAATCTgattagggaaaaaaaatacaaaaaaataaaatacaaaaaaaatataaaactttTAAGGGCGGGCCTGGTGATGGCCATAAATATAGAAGCGCAAAAGTAACATTTCAGATAAAACTGCAAAGGCACATTGTGTGTAGCGCTTAGGCCGGACTTGTAGCTCTTGTTTAAAAGCGCATTCTTTTACCGAAGAGGGCAATTTACTTGTGGATAGTGAAGCAATGCACGAAACGTTGTTTGACGCCATCACTAGATAACAAGCTCAGCTGTCTTCAAATTCTATGTGGCTTAATTTCCGGGATGTTTTGACTGATGCACGGAATGGAAGCTCTGAGAGTGTTCCCTAATATAACTTTGTGCGACAGGCCTACTTGATAATTGAGTCATAGGATATGGCGGCTAAACTTGAATGTAAACAGTCAGCAATGTGATAATCCGGCAATTCTAAGCGCTATCAGGTTATCCTCGTGTGAAATGGGCTCAAAGCGGGACTCCACTGGGTTGTCTATTTGAAAACACAACATGCAACCCAATGAATATCAACCTGGCTTTCTCACAAATCTCCCATTTCAATAATACTTCAAGCATTTTATGAACTGCAATATATTGCTCATCTAATGATACGGTGAATCACACCCGCAACAAAAGTCATTATTGATTCATGATGAAACTTCACAGCGGCTTCACTCAGtggctttttacttttcttgtTGTTTATGATGGCACCACAGTAGGTACCAATTGTTCTTTTCCTTTTGCTTAGCAatcaagaaagacaaaaaagaaaaataaataagtaaaaaataacagtgttttttttttttaaactagggtGAGATCAAGAatatgaaatttaaaaatggaGCTCATGAGTGATCAATTAAAGTCAGATTTGAGTTaacaattaaatattaaagGATGCTGAGTTACCGTAAGTGAGGACAGCGAAAGAATGGTGACTTATACATTTGCAACTTATCACTCACACTTTGGTGCTTCGTGTGATGATGAGTCACCtcacattctttttcaaatataatAACAGCTGCAGTGACACAGTTTTCCATCAGCTGCTGTCACGTAACGGAGCAGAGCAGATAAGTGGGAGGGGTGTGGCACAGGAGGATGGCGCTGTCCAATTCCATCATCAAAGCACAAATTGCATTTtgcatgcttttgttttcatgtgtcCATCCACGGCAGACTTTGAAAAGCCAAAGCATCACACTTCACTCTCCACTTCACCCAAAGGAGAAAGCGGACAAGGGGGGAGGCGACATGGTTGCTAAGTAACCTGCTGTAACATTAACATGCAACGACAACAAAAACCTGGTGATAGCACGGAACATCTGCCCGATTACAAAAGATCCTGTCAATACGCTTATCATGTCAAATTTTCCATTGCatgcattttcaaaattgtaaTAAATGTTCCCCGGTTCCTCAGTGTATTTACAGTTTCTCACGAGAGATTACAAATGCTCTAATTAGCATTATGGTTCAAGAAATATTGGACAGGCAGCAAAGAAACGCCACAAAAACTATACTATGCTTCAAAACACTTTGGTCACCAacaatttttgattttttttaggcttTCCTTGGGATGTAAAAGCGTTTTTTGTGGTAGAATGACTCCTGAAATGTTTCATTAATATTCATAACTGTGCAGGGTTCAAGCAAGAGAGGTACTGTgatactttgtttttcttacagCAATATATtcttaaaaggaaaaaaaacaaacaagatgcAGACTGTGACGAACAACACATGATACTTTGCACAAACAGtaacagtaaaaataaataaaataaatgaataaataaatacataaataaataacacaaagcTAGAGAGCACAGTAGTAGACACGTTTGACTTCAATGAATTGCATATGACAGGGTCAAACTTGTAGTTCCGGCTCTCGGTGTGACAAGACGGATGGTGGTTGAGCCAGCGGCTACGCAACATGCAAACTGAGCAGCCCTTTCTGTGTAAACACTCTCATGTCATGTTATAAAGCAAGTGGCTGTGTGTTTTTCACTGCTGTGTTACCAACTGAGTCAATACTTGGAAGCTAAGCAGCTTGTCATCCTCTTGCCATATTAGAATCAAAATGTATTGGAAGGTTAACTTGTCCAGTCCCAAATTTTGGGCAACCCGATATTTACATAAGGTGACAGTGGGAATTgtggcaaacacacaaaaaaagtctggtTTTCATCTGTCCTCAGACCCATTTGATGAATTATTTGTTTGAGGTTAATATTTTATCAAGCCTGTGTAGCGTCATGTTACGCACATCACTtggactgaaaacaaaaaatctagTCTTAACACTGAATGAGAGTGCGGGAACGGTGACTGAGGGAAGTttgaattttttggggggtagtTTAATCTGTCTTTCAGAATgttttgacaaatattttgaatatgaacGTGAAGTGAGGAAATGTAGCAAAATGTGCACAGGGATTTGTATGTTTGTGCGTCTCACGTGTGTCGTGTGACATTTGGTCATGTCACATGCTGTTGTTTGTTCTGCTAGAGCATGTCGTTAAACATTCTGTGTCAATAAGAGCAGGGAGTGCTCACATTATATGAGGTATACTACTGTGCTCTAACATTAGCTGAGCTACCATCAACTTAAGGCAGTGTTGATATGACATCAATACTGCAAGAAGTGATCAAAACCTTGGACTGGTCACgggccaatcgcagggcacatctTGACACTCACATTTACATGAGTGGACATTTTTGAGCCTTCACTTGAATTAAACAACGTGccttcgaaaaaaaaaaaaaatgctccaaGCAGAAAGGCCAGAGTTACAAATGTCAGAACTTTGGGCTGGTGTGCTGCCATATTTGACACGATTGCCCAATAATCACTGTTACTGCATATTCTCATTTGCTCAAAGTCTGATCACCATGAAAGTCTGGGACCGAAGACAAGTCTAATCTATCAGAGCTAACAGAATGCAATGATAAATCATCCCATTAAGGTCATTGGTGGGCAATAAAGTCATGGATGGGCTCTGCTGGGCATGCAGCACTTAAAGGCTGCTGCTCCTTTGCTGCAGTGACTGTCCCATAAAGAAAAACTGACTCAGAAAAACGCTTTTGTTGGATCAAATAAGatgaatttaataataaatagctGCTGCAGCAGTATCCAACAAAGTCGGACGTGTCATTGAAAGAGTGAGGTTAGGTAATTCAtagaatattaaaaataacaataaacacTTGTGAATGATTGTAGTCATGAAAATGTGCTTACCTGTATTTGCTGCCAATAATCCAGTGTTGTGATGTCTCGTGCAGTCTGCACTGTGCTTGACTGGTTTCTGCCTGCCAGCGTCTTTTTCGCGCGACACACACGCGCCgtgcagacacacactcatgcatatataaatatatatatatatataccgcaCGCAACAAAGCCTCGGCTGCGTCAAGCCTCGGCTGCGTCAAGTTGCAGTAGAACCTCCAGCCcttcacaataaaagcattcaGCTGTTTTAATATGAAAGCTCCAATCAGTTGTCCGGAAGCTGCTAAACGTCAGCTAAATGTCACGAGAACACGTGATTTAATATTTGGGAGTAAAAGAGATGATCTCAAAACGGATACGGATTGATTGcctgtatttttaaaatccgGATTTAGGTATGAAAAGTGACACTGGAGCGCCCTCACGTGGCCATTTGTTCTACTTCACTCTAtttaaatgggggggggggggggggtatgtcAATAAATACAGTTAAAGGATTGGTCCCCTTTCAATCTGCATCGGTTGTTGGATGACTGGAAATTTGCCCTTTAAAAACTAAAGTCAAGTATTGCCTCCataatgttattattattatttattatattattattattttactattgtttttgttattactattattagtAGGAGTATTAAATTTACatcaataaatacacaaaaagcATATTAATGTGCTATTTGGGTTGACACACCGTACGCATTGTACTTTATTTAATTGAATGTCCTGAAACTCAAAGCCGATTTAATGTGCAATTTATATCTGAAATTCTAACTGGATAAACtcttcatcacacacacaaactgaatCCAGATTTAACGAAAGAAATTGACCACAGTCCATCACCGCAATCGAcgtggaagaggaggagcagaGTTGTTGTGTCTTTGAGGAGGTCTTTGAGGAGGCACCCGGGTCAGGCAGGAGACATAACGCTCGTGCAACATGCTATCCGACGTGCTGTAAGACAAGATGGCACGTGGGTTGGCTTGATGTTGTAGTCAAGACCATAAAAAAAGTTCTTTACGACAATCAGTTGAGCTGGTGAGTCGTATCGTTTGGGCCTTGTGTCCTAACACTTCTCCTCATATATTTTTTGGAGTATCCAATGTCATATCACTTTGTTTAGTGTCACATTCTTTTTACTGCGCTTATGTTCACGGACAAACGGACCTTTGAGAATTGCGCGGAGGAATTCGAGGCGGAATAAGTGGAGCAGAATCAGGAGGCCGTGGAGGTCTCGGTGGAAGAGGGAGGCTTTCTGAAGAGTCCtaggacaaaataaaatactggtCTTGTAATTCTGACACAGATAAACAcaatcaaaacacaacactTTCCAGGCTTACCTCTAAATCAGGCTCTGGGCCGCTGCTGTAGCTTAAGTTGCTATGAGTGCTGAGTCTGTTGCTTTCAGTACCTCGTAAAGGAAAACACATTATGTTGGTAGATCCACATacacaataaatgaaaatccaatcaaataaaagcaacataaaaaaaattcagcatttaaaaatatatccaaactattttttttaattctaataatataaactatttttaaaattttttaataatatattaaatcattttatttaattcagAGCAGACTCACTGGATGTACTGGATGTACTCCCGGTCTTCCAACTTCCTCTTTGGATCGGCTGAGCTACTGAGGAGGACGGGAGCAGCGTTCTGGGCGTGGAGTCGTATACAGCGCACTCCAATGTTACGGTGGCTCCCCAAAAGGAATTTCTCTGCAGTGGAGCGCTTATCTCGTAGTCTGCTCGGTGACACACAATATCATACGCTAGTTGTAACCAAATGATGACTTTATTCTAATCCCCATGAAGACACAACAAACATGTTACCAAGTTCCTTCCCTGACTTGTCTCTCTCATTGTGACGCCTGTTGATGCTTGCTCTTAGTTTTTTCAGATTCTcctgagggaagaaaaaattATAATTCAGGAGATGCACTCGCTGACTGTTAATTAGCATTTTGCACATAGTGAGCGTTTTACCTGTTGATAGCGCACTGAGCTTGCTCTGCTGTCATGGTCCAGCTGCCAAGCTTTGAATTCCCGGACAGCTTCATCCACGGTAATTTGACCTACTTTGACCTTCTCCTGCAGGGTTATGAGTTGTCTCTGACCAGGTGTCTTCATCCCGGCAAATAAGTCATACACAGGTGGGGGGTCCGTCGCAGACTGAACTGCAGATCATCATCATAAATTCAAACTCAATGGAGATCGAACAGCAGATTATATTTGACGTCGGAAAATTTACAGTCTGGTTACCTTCCTGATTTGAAGTTTCCGTCGTTTGACTTTGGGACGTCGCTTTATCTGAAAATACTGTCACAAGTACAGAGTTAGTTGCGTACTCCAGGAGCAAAACTGCAGTAGGTGTCATGGTTCACTGTGAAGTACTACCTCTTGAAATATAAGTGACAGGCCTTTCGGGGTCAGGCTTCATTTCAGGTCTCGGGATCGGGGCCGGCGGTCGGGAAAGGACTGCTGCGTTGTGGCAATTATTTTCATCCAAAGTATCATAAATATCTTCACTCAAGAGGTCGTATGGGTCAAACTCATGATCAGTTCCATCCGGGTCATTGGACTCCATTTTGCCTCCATTAGGTGGTTCTCTTTCATCCTGGACTATAACGTTGTGAGGTTTCGCTGAaagtaaaaactttttttttaattttgcattATTGCCATTCCAGAATGTCGTTTTTGACGGTTGTTCACCTTGAAAAAACGTCCTCAACATCACATCATCTGGAGTTTCCACGGCGGCATTCATCACTTCATCTACAGGCACAGAGGCAACATCATCAGCTTTACAATCTTTCTCCAAAAATTCATAATTTGACTAATATGAAgaaaatatatgaaataaagaATGTAATCACATAGATCGTCTGCACACTCGGGGTTTATTCCCAGCATTGAGACATACATGTCGCTGGCATAACCTGAGCTCGTTTTGGTTGACATGTCTTCATAGTCGTCTGTACTCTCTTCTGGATCATCAGATTTTAGCATATCTGCAGTCAGCTCCATTTGTTAGGAAACAAGATATGGTCAAATTTCAACTCTTGACATGCCAATTAACAGACTATGATAATGATGGACTTACAACAACTTCATCAATAAACTCTCGGAGATCTGGGAAGCCATTCTTTTCCGCCAACGTGTTTGGATAATCTCCATTTTTGTTCATCACGCTGTAAGCTTGCAACGCCCCGGGAATCTGAAGTAGAATGCTCGTCAACTTCTTCAGACCATACTTTGCAGCAAAATGGAGCAACGTTGGAAGTTCCTCATTGCGCTTATCTAAAGGAGACAGTCAAATGTCAAGTGATAGATACTGAACTGAATTTTTTTCAGTCTAGATCAGAGatgcgttgtttttttttaaattatttgttaATTGTTATTAAAATTATATTTGCTGGTACATAGTTTGTGTAGCCACAAACTAGTATATTTCACAACTCTTCAACTTTCAttgcaaatgacattttttgcatCATATATAATTAGACAGACCATTATGAAAATGGCTTGTATTCTGCTTGGGGGACAGCAGTTGGAGCGAGGATTTGCGCCCCCTTGTGGTTACTTGCCCCTCCTCCCCTAAAAAAAGATTAACAAGAATAGTTCTGCTGCACTCACATGTCGTCATATTGTTCTCCTCTATCTGCCCAATCCCAAACAGCTGAAGACATGCTGGCATCTTGGATTTTATTGAGTCAGTTAAAATGTTGTCCAAAAACTCAACTGAATTGGACATCAAATTGAAGGccttgcagaaaaaaaaccaggaTAAATATCAAAACCTAGGAAATTAGCATGGGGactcaataaataatacaatgtCTCACCTGGCAGAGGAAATTTATGGGATCGGCAGCATTTTCAAGACAGCGGCTGACTTCTCCCAT is a genomic window of Syngnathus acus chromosome 15, fSynAcu1.2, whole genome shotgun sequence containing:
- the pik3ap1 gene encoding phosphoinositide 3-kinase adapter protein 1 — encoded protein: MEEQISCGNSVNSTALSNHEVLILHTVDAQEWATYLQQIMRKSSKKFHKSSILLYTISSADQLHGSNFKKNLHNFKCIVLLLTGGFIDLMSEPELSGSLQVLLQPSHRVVALLCGVTEEDVLTADHFEDWSSWKKLHAEDDPALYVSSILETVSNNDEHATTGLSVSKEMSPHSHLNCLTVQPTRLPCGAQERIFIIFNDKLVGLSSPQVEFSSRNNAPEYFPCTVVNDYTISLTAPEMPAGEISLTLCSKQSRISLKCVTYYTNMGEVSRCLENAADPINFLCQAFNLMSNSVEFLDNILTDSIKSKMPACLQLFGIGQIEENNMTTYKRNEELPTLLHFAAKYGLKKLTSILLQIPGALQAYSVMNKNGDYPNTLAEKNGFPDLREFIDEVVLTADMLKSDDPEESTDDYEDMSTKTSSGYASDMYVSMLGINPECADDLYEVMNAAVETPDDVMLRTFFQAKPHNVIVQDEREPPNGGKMESNDPDGTDHEFDPYDLLSEDIYDTLDENNCHNAAVLSRPPAPIPRPEMKPDPERPVTYISRVFSDKATSQSQTTETSNQEVQSATDPPPVYDLFAGMKTPGQRQLITLQEKVKVGQITVDEAVREFKAWQLDHDSRASSVRYQQENLKKLRASINRRHNERDKSGKELDYEISAPLQRNSFWGATVTLECAVYDSTPRTLLPSSSVAQPIQRGSWKTGSTSSTSSTESNRLSTHSNLSYSSGPEPDLEDSSESLPLPPRPPRPPDSAPLIPPRIPPRNSQSTSDSMLHERYVSCLTRVPPQRPPQRHNNSAPPLPRRLR